From a region of the Dermatophagoides farinae isolate YC_2012a chromosome 3, ASM2471394v1, whole genome shotgun sequence genome:
- the LOC124498372 gene encoding uncharacterized protein LOC124498372 has product MDFNQIPFKLRFNKTFKLFNEVNEYMNELDRIVKKRLHHIQVKKTIQQISEENFFYIGNTLKMVQNYLKSVQCQIEQDSSNLLMKQLDEKIKQFHEDQQEYMTLKNMKNVNVLINPLPRCWKCLTWKNNDDVFMKTASVPISKPKNPFYEPNNIHAKLYNEDDDDQYASIDHLLNLFRKQNECLKQKIAILDETIITLFNNSREYLKTLLKVEMLLEQQQECNLNEESKLIQSAIMDSFSIEDKVDFFSTSPDAFELNNPNLHMRVVLKIPEKNSI; this is encoded by the exons atggatttcaatcaaattcctTTTAAATTACGATTTAATAAAActtttaaattattcaatgaagTTAATGagtatatgaatgaattggataGGATTGTAAAAAAACGTTTGCATCATATACAGGTGAAAAAAACTATTCAACAAATTTCAG aagaaaattttttctacattgGAAACACATTGAAAATGGTACAAAATTATCTAAAATCAGTACAATGTCAAATTGAACAAGATTCATCGAATctattgatgaaacaattggatgaaaaaattaaacaatttCACGAAGATCAACAAGAATATatgacattgaaaaatatgaaaaatgtcaACGTTTTAATTAATCCACTTCCTCGATGTTGGAAATGTCTAACatggaaaaataatgatgatgtattcaTGAAAACTGCTTCTG TTCCGATatcgaaaccaaaaaatcCATTCTATGAGCCAAATAATATTCATGCTAAATTatataatgaagatgatgatgatcaatatgcAAGCATTGATCATTTATTAAATCTATTTaggaaacaaaatgaatgtttgaaacaaaaaattgccattcttgatgaaacaataatCACATTGTTCAATAATTCACGTGAATATCTGAAAACTTTGCTCAAAGTAGAAATGCttttggaacaacaacaagaatgtAACCTAAATgaagaatcaaaattaatacAATCGGCAATTATGGATTCGTTTTCAATCGAAGATaaagttgattttttctccacATCACCAGATGCATTCGAATTGAACAATCCTAACCTTCATATGAGAGTTGTGTTGaaaattccagaaaaaaactctATTTag
- the LOC124498371 gene encoding uncharacterized protein LOC124498371: protein MVDSMSTDSAKPEFINLNVHKAGLDGLDQQRINQIIQEASKGSNFYTFQQRRQKRINEQIEQLKKRANSITDVQRQQAMKKADMIIADLEQRRVLNKIIVHFDMDMFFAAVEIKKDPSLADVPMAVGSLSMISTSNYIARRFGVRSAMAGFIAKKLCPQLKLIKPNFKNYAAESEFVMNIIRQYDPNLRTFSLDEVFIDLTDFVFDGYSKKNNVPLEDLYCMDVLSDDIWQFTNEVVTEIRAKVHEESRLTVSAGIACNTLLAKVCTDINKPNGQFMVKGQREEIMDFVSQIQIRKFTGIGPVRDQILSAFNIVKPTDLFNERVLLSCLFGDIDYYLRVYLGIGSTHLSNNESVQQKSHSRERTVGEMSNFDDICHLLKDISHRLSNDLKNEQQICKTITLKLKKINFEMFIKCKTIDHYTDDEQIVFRVGKELLSQEMQKSPQNKYRLIGLKVSNLCNISNANDKVVLPSDQLTLSKFFQTSTKRKAIESEPDSTHSIDQIDDSSDSNFNENGELECNLCERTFTRITKFRYHRQFCRGNTGDSMYGLSSDSDDDDDCDGDEPPARLSFTRRKSVFAEHYDPEEDEGDTGTKIFYPKSDEQRQRLGEATKNILLFRSLDPTDMNEVIDAMFERKVEANEVVIKQGDDGDNFYVIADGTFSITVANDDGTEKEVGKYVGSGSFGELALMYNMPRAATVRAVTAGSLWAMSRQTFRRIVLKRAFMKRKEYESFIEKVEIFKFLEYYEKMSLSDAFMARCYKNGDLIIKQGDQADGMYFVQEGIVRIIKEENGQEQELSRVEKGGYFGELALITKKSRAATVYAASAEVKLAFLDVLAFERLLGPCMNIMRRNFNHYEDQLVKLFGSKSNVTDLR, encoded by the exons atggTCGATTCAATGTCCACAGATTCGGCTAAGCCGGAATTTATCAATCTAAATGTTCATAAAGCTGGATTGGATGGATTGGATCAGCAACGAATCAATCAGATTATTCAAGAGGCAAGTAAAGGTTCGAATTTTTATACATTTCAACAGCGACGTCAAAAACGtatcaatgaacaaattgaacaattgaaaaaacgtGCCAATTCGATAACCGATGTCCAACGACAACAAGCGATGAAAAAAGCGGATATGATCATTGCTGATCTTGAACAACGACGagtattgaacaaaattattgtcCATTTTGATATGGATATGTTTTTCGCGGCTGtagaaatcaaaaaagatCCCAGTTTGGCTGATGTACCAATGGCTGttggatcattatcaatgatttcaACAAGCAATTATATTGCCCGTCGATTCGGTGTACGTTCAGCGATGGCCGGTTTTATAGCAAAAAAGCTTTGTccacaattgaaattgattaagCCCAATTTCAAAAACTATGCCGCAGAAAGCGAATTTGTGATGAATATCATTCGTCAATATGACCCAAATCTTCGAACCTTTTCGTTGGATGAagttttcattgatttaacTGACTTTGTTTTTGATGGTTATTCGAAAAAGAATAATGTTCCACTTGAAGATCTTTATTGTATGGATGTATTATCCGATGATATTTGGCAATTTACTAATGAAGTTGTCACAGAAATACGTGCCAAAGTTCATGAAGAATCCCGATTGACTGTTAGTGCCGGTATAGCTTGCAATACATTGTTGGCCAAAGTTTGTACGGATATCAATAAACCAAACGGACAATTTATGGTCAAAGGGCAACGTGAAGAAATCATGGATTTTGTAtcacaaattcaaatacgAAAATTCACCGGAATCGGTCCTGTTAGAGATCAAATTCTTTCAGCCTTCAACATTGTCAAACCAACAGATTTGTTTAATGAACGAGTTTTATTgtcatgtttgtttggtgacattgattattatctcCGAGTTTATCTTGGTATTGGTTCAACACATTTGTCAAACAATGAATCAGTACAGCAAAAATCCCATAGCCGAGAAAGAACTGTGGGCGAAATGAGCAATTTTGATGACATTTGTCATTTGCTAAAAGATATTTCACATCGATTATCCAATGATCTGAAAAACGAACAACAAATTTGTAAAACCATaacattaaaattaaaaaagatCAATTTCGAAATGTTCATCAAATGTAAAACTATCGATCATTacactgatgatgaacaaatagTGTTTCGTGTAGGTAAAGAATTGTTATCACAAGAAATGCAAAAATCTCCACAAAATAAATATCGATTAATTGGTCTTAAAGTTTCTAATTTGTGCAATATATCAAATGCTAACGATAAAGTTGTATTACCCAGTGATCAATTaacattatcaaaattttttcaaacatcaaCTAAACGAAAAGCTATAGAATCGGAACCGGATTCGActcattcaattgatcaaattgatgattcatcagattcaaattttaatgaaaatggtgaatTAGAATGTAATCTATGTGAAAGAACATTTACTAGAATAACGAAATTTCGATATCATCGACAATTTTGTCGTGGTAATACTGGTGATTCTATGTATGGATTGTCTTCCGatagcgatgatgatgatgattgtgatggtgatg aACCACCAGCACGATTGTCTTTCACTCGCCGTAAATCAGTATTTGCCGAACATTATGATCCTGAAGAAGATGAAGGTGATACTG gtacaAAGATATTCTATCCAAAAAGTGATGAACAAAGGCAACGTCTTGGTGAAGCTACCAAGAATATTCTACTATTTCGATCTCTTGATCCT acTGACATGAACGAGGTTATTGATGCAATGTTCGAACGAAAG GTCGAAGCGAATGAAGTTGTTATTAAACAAGGAGATGATGGAGATAATTTCTATGTTATAGCCGA TGGCACGTTTTCAATCACCGttgccaatgatgatggtaccGAAAAAGAGGTTGGCAAATATGTCGGTTCCGGTAGTTTTGGTGAGCTTGCATTAATGTATAATATGCCAAGAGCGGCAACTGTTCGTGCCGTAACTGCCGGTTCACTTTGGGCAATG agcCGACAAACATTTAGAAGAATTGTATTAAAACGGGCTTTCATGAAACGTAAAGAATAtgaatcatttattgaaaaagttgaaatttttaaatttcttgAG TATTATGAGAAAATGTCACTAAGTGATGCATTCATGGCAAGATGTTATAAAAATGGAGATTTAATTATCAAACAG GGAGACCAAGCAGATGGTATGTACTTTGTACAAGAAGGTATTGTCCGCATCATCAAAGAA gaAAACGGACAAGAACAAGAATTATCACGTGTAGAAAAAGGTGGTTATTTTGGTGAATTGGCATTGATAACGAAAAAATCTCGTGCAGCCACCGTTTATGCTGCCAGTGCTGAAGTGAAACTTGCAT TTTTGGATGTATTAGCATTCGAACGTTTATTGGGACCATGTATGAATATTATGAGACgtaattttaatcattatgAAGATCAACTAGTCAAATTATTTGGTTCAAAATCCAATGTTACCGATCTAAGATga
- the Utx gene encoding utx histone demethylase, with amino-acid sequence MLTTMVEDVTKSLPPSTHHHHHHHFHQNHQHHNPTLQSSSISTATISFQQPQQQQQQQQQLNNISSINGSNVVDSNDAGMANISNNNNNGQNQNSAPPPPQTSSSSSSSPSFQMLQLTTEEWNELNTIDSQLFGVFKPEDLSCQKLKSLLLKAIKCYDLALLNRNLNGSQTNSGGNGGANRLKSNAINPNVFCRLGHYNFLLGNRVKALSAYQRYLIADKNHWKNSSAIFGLGLTYFHYNAFNWTIKAFKQLIYTDRQFSRTNEAHVRLAIIYKFLHHYSLAHKHFRIALNDTNFCTLGKNELKFHIAHLYELEGKIKTARDQYLTILKQKDISPSLRADCLRQLGWICYSNDSLPLIIENNLQQPKQQSSQQQTRYYQAIKYLNESIELDNDPYTAYYYLGRCYACLNQVHDAFISYRHSVEKTEANSNTWCSIGILYQKQNQPFDALQAYICSVQLNKENITAWINLGLLYETYQQYNDAFKCYIHATKSTKEKSSLPIGVIERVKYLKSSQNNIMSISTQKLPSLELAWNNSVDNDMASKRHQSFAAAAASSQSSTMDPNDPLMNNHNTAKRPKLENHHHTHVHHPHHHPSVVPYNHPQQQVSYDNMKNSFQSTTSMSSSIAQPNNTTKQQQSPTFFQNKSKRSYSVDSDVMSNQTISSDDSGIDSKDVYCHHSSQQQQQQPNKDKEDAIISLLSSSTASDSSQDPSIRQPKLSIEMNAQQIIDECKKFPSKTTRIISSITSDDGYPPFPPDPPYPPLPREKLNPPTPSIYVESKKEAFSPELQQFCLSNHIAVIRGLSSVLKLDLGLFSTKTLVESNSDHYIEVRRQYMQPSDENWDPEHRDMVWYCESQRSHTTIARYGHYQALSFSESLKEDKEKNSTTIFRDSDSDSNSTFSKNTKKHKKYSMFKPVKFGTNVDLSDPKKWKIQLQELAKLPPFARVSSAANMLTHVGHTILGMNSVQLYMKVPGCRTPGHQENNNFCSVNINIGPGDCEWFGVAPEYWGVIHHICERNNINYLHGSWWPLLDDLYAEHVPVYRFVQKPGDIVWVGAGTVHWVQAIGWCNNIAWNVGPFTSLQYDLAIKRYEWNKHENYKSIVPMINLSWNIARNVKISDKSVFTMMKSTLMRSLKYSIMLTNLIDDVGHEIILRQRDSQEPAHYCVVCDIEVFNILFVKEVDRKHVVHCFYCAQKMNPELNDFVILEEYKLDELTKVYDNFQLITTPAASTNLNTTNSSNNNHATTTTTTTTTATTMSINNTNNSNTTTMTPITVGGGGGGGGTSS; translated from the exons atgttgacaaCAATGGTTGAAGATGTAACGAAATCtttaccaccatcaacacatcatcatcatcatcatcattttcatcaaaatcatcaacatcataatccaacattacaatcatcatcaatttcaacagctacgatttcatttcaacaaccgcaacaacaacaacaacagcaacaacaattaaataatatttcatcgataaatggttcgaatgttgttgatagTAACGATGCCGGAATGGCCAATatcagtaataataataataatggtcagaatcagaattctgcaccaccgccaccacaaacatcatcatcatcatcatcgtcgccttcatttcaaatgttaCAATTAACAACTGaagaatggaatgaattaAACACTATTGATAG TCAATTGTTTGGTGTTTTTAAACCAGAAGATTTAAGTTgccaaaaattaaaatcactTTTATTGAAA gCAATCAAATGTTATGATTTGGCATTATTAAATCGTAATCTAAATGGTTCACAAACAAATTctggtggtaatggtggtgcTAACcgtttgaaatcaaatgcaATTAATCCAAATGTGTTCTGTCGTCTTGgacattataattttttactTGGTAATCGTGTTAaag CTTTATCAGCGTACCAACGATATTTAATAGCCgataaaaatcattggaaA AATTCCTCAGCAATATTCGGCCTTGGCCTTACTTATTTCCATTATAATGCATTCAATTG GACAATCAAAGCATTCAAACAATTGATCTATACGGATCGACAATTTTCACGTACGAACGAAGCACATGTACGATTGGCCATCATCTATAAATTTCTTCACCATTATAGTCTTGCTCATAAA CATTTTCGCATTGCTTTGAATGATACGAATTTTTGTACATTAGGAAAGAATGAAT taaaATTCCACATAGCTCATCTCTATGAATTAGaaggaaaaattaaaactgCCCGTGATCAATATTTAACGATATTGAAACAGAAAGACATATCACCTTCATTACGTGCCGATTGTTTACGACAATTAGGCTGGATTTGTTATTCGAATGATTCATTACCattaattattgaaaataatttacagcaaccaaaacaacaatcatcacagCAACAAACACGTTATTATCAGGCAATTAAATAtctaaatgaatcaattgaattagataatgatccatatactgcttattattatctggGTCGATGTTATGCCTGTCTAAATCAAGTACATGAtgcattcatttcatatcgACATTCAGTAGAGAAAACTGAAGCCAATTCAAATACATGGTGTTCGATTGGTATACTTTATCAAAAACAGAATCAACCATTCGATGCATTACAGGCATATATTTGTTCAGTACAATTAAATAAAGAGAATATAACAGCATGGATTAATCTTGGCTTGTTATATGAAACTTATcaacaatataatgatgCATTCAAATGTTATATACATGCTACGAAAtcgacaaaagaaaaatcatcattaccaattGGTGTTATTGAACGTGTCAAGtatttaaaatcatcacaaaATAATATTATGTCTATTAG CACTCAGAAATTACCTTCATTAGAATTAGCTTGGAATAATTCTGTCGATAACGATATGGCCTCAAAACGCCATCAATcgtttgctgctgctgctgcttcatcacaatcatccaCAATGGATCCAAATGATCCATTAATGAACAATCATAACACTGCCAAACGACCTAAATtagaaaatcatcaccatacacatgttcatcatccacatcatcaccCAAGTGTTGTCCCATATAATCATCCTCAACAACAAGTTTCCTAtgataatatgaaaaattcttttcaatcaacaacatcaatgtcatcatcaattgctCAACCTAATaatacaacaaaacaacaacaatcgccTACATTCTTTCAGAATAAATCGAAACGTTCATATTCGGTTGATAGTGATGTAATGTCCAATCAGACAATTTCATCCGATGATTCGGGTATCGATTCAAAAGATGTTTATTGTCACCATTctagtcaacaacaacaacaacaaccaaataaAGATAAAGAAGACgccatcatttcattattatcctCATCAACAGCATCGGATTCTAGTCAAGATCCGTCCATTAGACAGCCAAAACTATCTATCGAAATGAATGCACAGCAgataattgatgaatgtaaaaaatttccatcaaaaacaaccagAATCATAAGCAGTATTACTTCGGATGATGGCTATCCACCTTTTCCGCCTGATCCCCCCTATCCACCCTTACCTCGAGAAAAACTAAATCCACCAACGCCCAGTATCTAT GTTGAAAGTAAAAAAGAGGCCTTTTCGCCAGAACTTCAACAATTTTGTCTTTCGAATCATATTGCTGTTATACGTGGCCTATCATCGGTGCTCAAACTGGATTTAGGCCTTTTTTCAACGAAAACATTGGTCGAATCGAATTCCGATCATTATATCGAAGTACGACGTCAATACATGCAACCATCAGATGAGAATTGGGATCCTGAACATCGAGATATGGTTTGGTATTGTGAAAGTCAACGATCACATACAACCATTGCTCGTTACGGTCATTATCAAGCTCTTTCATTCAGTGAATCATTAAAAGAAGATAAGgagaaaaattcaacgaCAATATTTAGAGATTCAGATTCAGATTCGAATTCAACATTTTCCAA gaatacgaaaaaacataaaaaatataGCATGTTCAAACCGGTTAAATTTGGTACGAATGTCGATCTTTCTGATccgaaaaaatggaaaattcaaCTTCAAGAACTAGCTAAACTACCTCCATTTGCTCGTGTATCATCAGCGGCAAATATGTTGACACATGTTGGTCATACCATTCTTGGTATGAATTCGGTTCAGCTTTATATGAAAGTTCCTGGTTGTCGTACGCCTGGTCATCaagagaataataatttttgctCCGTAAATATCAATATCGGTCCAGGAGATTGTGAGTGGTTTGGTGTAGCACCCGAATATTGGGGTGTTATCCATCATATTTGTGAACG GAATAATATCAATTACTTACATGGTTCATGGTGGCCATTATTGGATGATCTTTATGCTGAACATGTACCAGTTTATAGGTTTGTACAGAAACCGGGTGATATTGTTTGGGTTGGTGCAGGCACTGTACATTGGGTACAAGCTATCGGATGGTGTAATAATATCGCATGGAATGTCGGTCCATTTACTTCATTGCAATATGATCTGGCCATAAAACGTTATGAATGGAATAAACATGAGAATTATAAATCAATTGTGccaatgataaatttatcCTGGAACATTGCTCGTAATGTTAAGATATCTGATAAATCTGTGTTCACTATGATGAa GTCAACTTTGATGCGATCattaaaatattcaataatgtTAACGAAtctaattgatgatgttggccATGAGATTATTTTACGGCAACGAGATTCACAAGAACCGGCACATTATTGTGTTGTTTGTGAC ATTGAAGTATTTAACATTTTATTCGTCAAAGAAGTTGATCGAAAACATGTTgtccattgtttttattgtgcacaaaaaatgaatcctgaattgaatgattttgttaTACTTGAAGAATATAAATTGGATGAATTGACAAAAgtttatgataattttcaattgattacaACACCAGCTGCCTCTACAAATTTGAATACGACAAatagtagtaataataatcatgcaacaacaacaacaacaacgacgacgacagcaacaacaatgtctATTAATAATACGAATAACAGTAATACGACGACAATGACACCCATTAccgttggtggtggtggtggtggtggtggaacaTCTTCCTGA
- the Su(dx) gene encoding WW domain containing E3 ubiquitin protein ligase suppressor of deltex, whose protein sequence is MSQNRFQLKLKVLHGQLSTTSVFKPDPYIVIVQDNSPVYKTNYQRSTNNPEWNETFYLSITPYTHVKFRIFNHNSLKKDVLIGETFIDLYDILKKNNGVINNVSFPLSLKLPSSTQNVTKSILSNRGPNYIFISIDGISIDMNQFPMANNTGNHTPNTNNNNSINNDQNSCNIDVQQPGTSSTSNVIAEITSSLPKWSLNDPYSSSQQQQQQQQQPNSSNNNRTITPIGSDSKITSPSRKSTLTNDNNPTDHQPSTSTTATNSAPQQSTQRSNMTQIEEPLPHGWEIRFDTYGRKYYVDHNTKSTTWQRPTPLPHGWEMRKDNKGRIYYVDHNTRTTTWQRPTPEHVRNYQHWQAQQGSVMQQCGQRFLYDQSNASSWNMTNGNANGQVAVESQDDAQPLPDGWEKRIDQSGRVYFVNHKNKTTQWEDPRTQGKETPNLADIPLPQGWEIKDTPEGKVYFVDHNTKTTTYQDPRRINGQYGVPMAYERSFRWKLTQFRYLCLYNALPSHIKVQVSRNNIFEDSFHAIMRVQPHELRRRLFITFKSEEGLDYGGIAREWFFLLSHEVLNPMYCLFEYASKNNYSLQINPASSVNPDHLLNFGFIGRFIAMALFHGKFIYSGFTLPFYKRMLGKKLVMKDIESIDPEFYNSLKWIKENSVEECGLELYFSVDFEVLGQIQSHDLCEGGADKRVDDSNKEEYLRLMTDWRFSRGQEEQTKAFLDGFNEVLPLEWLHYFDERELELLLCGMQKIDIDDWQRNTIYRHYTRNSRQIIWFWQFVREECDNEKRARLLQFVTGTCRVPVGGFAELMGSNGPQRFCIEKVGKENWLPRSHTCFNRLDLPPYKSYGQLVEKLNFAIEETEGFSQE, encoded by the exons tgaaaaaagatgTGCTTATTGGCgaaacattcattgatttatatgATATTCTTAAAAAGAATAATGGAGTGATCAATAATGTGTCTTTTCCTTTATCGCTCAAGCTTCCTTCTTCTACACAAAATGTTACGAAATCGATATTATCAAATCGTGGTCcaaattatattttcatatCAATAGATGGTATATCGATTgatatgaatcaatttccTATGGCCAATAACACTGGCAATCATACACCaaatactaataataataatagtataaataatgatcaaaatagTTGCAATATTGATGTTCAACAACCAGGTACAAGCTCTACATCGAATGTTATCGCCGagattacatcatcattacccaAATGGTCTTTGAATGATCCATATTCTtcttcacaacaacaacagcagcaacaacaacaaccaaattcTTCAAACAATAATCGAACTATAACGCCCATTGGCAGTGATTCAAAAATTACGAGTCCATCAAGAAAATCGACTTTAACAAACGATAATAATCCAACGGACCATCAGCCATCAACTTCAACGACGGCAACAAATAGTGCTCCACAGCAAAGTACTCAAAGGTCCAATATGACGCAAATAGAAGAACCATTACCTCATGGTTGGGAAATCCGTTTCGACACATACGGAAg aaagtATTATGTTGATCACAATACAAAATCGACAACATGGCAACGTCCCACTCCGTTGCCACATGGTTGGGAAATGCGGAAAGACAATAAAGGTCGTATCTATTATGTTGATCATAACACAAGAACAACGACATGGCAACGGCCAACCCCGGAACATGTTCGTAATTATCAACATTGGCAAGCTCAACAAGGTTCAGTGATGCAACAATGTGGTCAACGATTCCTTTATGATCAATCGAATGCTTCATCATGGAACATGACCAATGGAAATGCAAATGGTCAAGTAGCGGTAGAATCCCAAGATGATGCTCAACCATTGCCGGATGGCTGGGAGAAACGTATCGATCAAAGTGGTCGAGTTTATTTTGTTAATCACAAAAATAAG ACAACACAATGGGAAGATCCACGAACACAAGGAAAAGAAACGCCCAATTTAGCCGATATACCATTGCCGCAAGGTTGGGAAATCAAAGACACACCAGAAGGAAAAGTGTATTTTGTTGACCAtaacacaaaaacaacaacttaTCAAGATCCAAGACGAATCAATGGTCAATATGGCGTTCCTATGGCTTATGAACGGTCATTTAGGTGGAAATTAACACAATTCCGTTATCTATGTTTGTATAATGCTCTACCAAGTCATATCAAAGTTCAAGTATCTCGGAATAATATTTTCGAGGATTCTTTCCATGCAATAATGCGCGTTCAACCACATGAATTACGAAGACGTTTGTTTATCACATTCAAAAGTGAAGAAGGACTAGATTATGGTGGTATTGCTCGTGAATGGTTTTTCCTGCTTTCACATGAG GTCCTGAATCCAATGTATTGTCTATTTGAATATGCTAGCAAGAATAACTATTCATTGCAAATCAATCCGGCCAGCTCAGTAAATCCAGATCATCTTCTTAATTTTGGTTTTATCGGAAGATTCATTGCTATg GCACTTTTCCAcggaaaatttatttactCAGGATTTACATTACCATTTTATAAACGAATGTTGGGTAAAAAATTAGTCATGAAAGatattgaatcgattgacCCAGAATTTTATAATTCATTAAAATGGATCAA GGAGAATTCCGTTGAAGAATGTGGTCTTGAGCTATATTTCTCGGTTGATTTTGAGGTTTTAGGCCAAATTCAATCACATGATTTGTGCGAAGGTGGTGCAGATAAACGTGTCgatgattcaaataaagAAGAATATCTACGATTGATGACTGATTGGAGATTTAGTAGAG gaCAAGAAGAACAAACAAAGGCATTTTTAGATGGATTCAACGAAGTATTACCATTGGAATGGTtacattattttgatgaaagaGAATTGGAATTACTGCTATGCGGTATGCAAAAAAtcgacattgatgattggcAACGAAACACTATCTATCGCCATTATACACGTAATTCGCGTCAGATAATCTGGTTTTGGCAATTTGTTCGTGAAGAatgtgataatgaaaaacgagCTCGCCTTCTTCAATTCGTTACAG GCACCTGCCGAGTACCTGTGGGTGGATTCGCTGAACTAATGGGATCTAATGGACCACAACGattttgtattgaaaaagTTGGTAAAGAAAATTGGCTTCCACGAAGTCATACCTGTTTCAATAGATTAGATCTACCACCATATAAATCGTATGGACAATTGGTAgagaaattaaattttgcaATCGAAGAAACCGAAGGTTTCTCACaggaataa